The Medicago truncatula cultivar Jemalong A17 chromosome 4, MtrunA17r5.0-ANR, whole genome shotgun sequence genome includes a region encoding these proteins:
- the LOC112420787 gene encoding uncharacterized protein, giving the protein MQEHPDFVIIAEPWIHFDKFPRRWLIRLGLKLLSLNNRNHLKPNLWCICAIDHHPIIHQISDQFVAFSVHDNNKSFGVVAVYASTCYLKRRVLWNELSNLQNQFNLPWCYIGDFNAILEASEHRGRLDPARIPMSDFQDWSSNNDLLHLPTRGAWFTWNNGRGGRAHIERRLDRTICNQLWLNFCSTMSCSTLTKLSSDHFPLLLEFQYNECNFKSHFKFMKMWSLKDDCRSLIANSWNANVIGCPMFVLNKKLKILKENLKVWNKNCFGNVQTMVRDAEKKVNVIQTKIQNDGHTESLLSQEKKAQADMEGALKIQDWFWQEKAKVNWHTDGDRNTAYFHRATKIKNATKLISSLRIHDQVTTNQQQISDHIVQYFNNLFCANSAVLQDPLLVEEVIPNLVTDSINTMLTMLPSQLEIKNAVFDLNKEGASGPDGFGAFFYQTYWDIVSIDVTNAVLEFFTKSWLLPNFNANTLILIPKNPNADTVDQYRPIAMANFKFKIISKIIADRLAKILPGIISEEQRGFIQGRNIKDCICLASEASNLLNKKSYGGNLALKIDISKAFDTMDWKFLLKVLKCFGFNDTFCTWIDVILKSATLSISINGKLHGYFHCDRGVRQGDPLSPLLFCIAEDVLSRSISKLVEDGKLDLIQASRNVSLPSHSLYADDIMVYCKGKHSCLIALKELFQRYALASGQMISASKSIIFSGSIPHARLSQIANFIGFKIGQLPFTYLGVPIFKGKPKVVYFQPVADKVRLKLAAWKASLLSIAGRVQLVKSVVQGMLIHSITVYSWPTSLLRDLEKYIKNFIWSGDTSKRKLVTVSWKNICKPYDEGGLGIRSLIKLNEASNLKLCWNLANSDMQWARILRSRTVRGSNIINHHIFSSLWSSVKQEFSIIRENSKILIGDGENTLFWTDKWGGPPLCDILQIPPNIHHLLKSRVSDYIQNYQWNIPWQLQTLFPNLKNLVEQVTIPVVHKCDKLVWTNSASGDLSLKEAYLFKSQHIQNIHWAKTIWSKDIPPSKSLIAWRIMHDKMPTDEKLRERGCNLPFICNLCLQQEETTFHLFFDCSFSIRLWTWLSQILNLNLHFNDVEEIWKLCDRSWTPQCRLVIKVAIVNILATIWFVRNQARFNNKTIQWRSAISLVSSSVSFTGNNTTLTSSSSMTDFQILKKFNISIHPPKAPVIKEVI; this is encoded by the coding sequence atgcaaGAACACCCTGATTTCGTTATTATAGCTGAACCATGGATCCATTTTGATAAGTTTCCTAGAAGGTGGCTTATAAGATTGGGTCTGAAGCTTTTATCTTTGAACAACAGAAATCACCTTAAACCTAATTTATGGTGTATTTGTGCCATTGATCATCACCCTATTATTCATCAAATTAGTGATCAATTTGTAGCTTTTTCTGTCCATGATAATAATAAGTCTTTTGGTGTTGTGGCTGTGTATGCTTCAACTTGTTATCTAAAAAGAAGAGTGCTTTGGAATGAGCTTTCCAACCtgcaaaatcaattcaatctgCCATGGTGTTATATAGGTGATTTTAATGCAATTTTGGAAGCTAGTGAGCATAGAGGTAGGTTAGATCCTGCTAGGATCCCTATGTCTGATTTTCAAGATTGGTCCAGTAATAATGATTTGCTGCATTTACCAACTAGAGGAGCCTGGTTTACTTGGAATAATGGTAGAGGAGGTAGAGCTCATATAGAAAGAAGGCTTGATAGGACAATTTGCAATCAGTTATGGTTGAATTTCTGCTCAACAATGTCTTGTTCCACTTTAACAAAATTAAGTTCTGATCATTTCCCCTTGTTACTAGAATTTCAATACAATGAGTGTAATTTTAAATCCCATTTCAAATTCATGAAGATGTGGTCGTTGAAGGATGATTGCAGATCTCTAATTGCTAATAGTTGGAATGCAAATGTCATTGGTTGCCCCATGTTTGTGCTTAATAAGAAGCTTAAGATCCTGAAGGAGAACTTAAAGGTTTGGAATAAAAACTGCTTTGGTAATGTTCAAACTATGGTGAGAGATGCAGAGAAGAAAGTAAATGTTATTCAAACCAAGATTCAAAATGATGGCCACACTGAATCCCTATTGTCCCAAGAGAAGAAAGCACAAGCTGATATGGAGGGTGCTCTAAAAATTCAAGATTGGTTTTGGCAGGAGAAGGCTAAAGTTAACTGGCACACTGATGGTGATAGGAATACAGCTTATTTCCATAgagcaaccaaaatcaaaaatgCAACTAAACTCATCTCCTCTCTGAGAATTCATGATCAAGTGACAACCAATCAGCAACAAATCTCTGATCACATAGTTCAGTATTTTAATAACTTATTTTGTGCTAACTCTGCTGTTTTGCAGGATCCTTTACTTGTGGAGGAAGTTATTCCAAATCTTGTGACAGATAGTATCAACACAATGCTCACTATGCTCCCTTCTCAGTTGGAAATTAAGAATGCGGTCTTTGATCTCAATAAAGAAGGGGCCTCTGGTCCTGATGGGTTTGGTGCCTTCTTTTATCAAACCTATTGGGACATTGTATCCATTGATGTAACAAATGCAGTTTTAGAGTTTTTTACTAAAAGTTGGCTCCTCCCAAACTTCAATGCCAATACTTTGATTTTAATTCCAAAGAATCCAAATGCAGACACAGTTGATCAGTACAGACCTATAGCCATGGCCAATTTCAAGTTCAAGATTATATCTAAGATTATTGCTGATAGGTTAGCCAAAATTTTGCCGGGAATTATTTCTGAAGAGCAAAGGGGTTTCATCCAGGGAAGAAATATCAAAGATTGCATTTGTCTGGCTTCAGAAGCTTCTAACTTGTTGAACAAGAAATCTTATGGGGGTAACTTGGCCCTTAAGATTGACATTTCTAAAGCTTTTGACACTATGGATTGGAAATTTTTACTTAAAGTTTTGAAGTGTTTTGGCTTCAATGATACTTTTTGTACTTGGATAGATGTGATTCTTAAATCAGCAACCTTATCTATATCTATCAATGGAAAACTTCATGGATATTTTCATTGTGATAGAGGAGTGAGACAGGGGGACCCATTGTCACCTTTATTATTCTGCATTGCTGAAGATGTTTTGAGCAGAAGTATTTCTAAATTGGTTGAGGATGGGAAGCTGGATTTGATTCAGGCTTCTAGAAATGTTTCCCTTCCCTCTCACAGTTTGTATGCTGATGATATTATGGTATACTGCAAAGGTAAACATTCCTGCTTAATTGCCCTCAAAGAATTGTTTCAGAGATATGCATTGGCCTCAGGACAGATGATCAGTGCCAgtaaatcaattattttctcaGGATCAATCCCTCATGCTAGGCTTTCTCAAATTGCTAATTTCATTGGTTTCAAAATAGGTCAGCTTCCTTTTACCTATCTTGGAGTACCAATTTTTAAAGGGAAACCTAAGGTGGTTTATTTCCAGCCTGTAGCAGATAAGGTTAGACTCAAGCTAGCTGCTTGGAAAGCTTCTTTGCTTTCAATAGCTGGTAGAGTCCAACTTGTAAAGTCAGTGGTTCAAGGGATGCTTATTCATAGTATCACTGTTTACTCTTGGCCAACATCTTTACTTAGAGAtttggaaaaatatattaaaaatttcatttggaGCGGTGATACATCCAAAAGAAAGCTTGTCACTGTGTCTTGGAAAAATATATGCAAACCCTATGATGAAGGTGGTTTAGGGATTAGATCCCTGATAAAACTCAATGAAGCTTCTAACTTGAAACTTTGTTGGAATCTTGCAAACTCTGACATGCAATGGGCAAGAATTTTGAGGAGCAGAACCGTTAGAGGAAGCAACATTATTAATCACCAcattttctcttctttgtgGAGTAGTGTGAAGCAAGAGTTTTCAATCATCAGAGAGAATTCCAAGATTTTAATAGGTGATGGAGAGAACACTTTATTCTGGACTGACAAATGGGGAGGGCCACCTCTTTGTGATATTCTTCAAATTCCACCTAACATCCATCATCTCCTTAAATCCAGAGTCAGTGATTATATTCAGAACTATCAGTGGAACATACCTTGGCAATTACAAACTCTTTTTCCAAACTTAAAGAATCTTGTGGAGCAAGTCACTATTCCTGTTGTGCACAAATGTGATAAGCTTGTCTGGACCAATTCAGCTTCAGGTGACCTATCTCTAAAAGAAGCCTACTTGTTCAAAAGCCAGCATATTCAGAATATTCATTGGGCCAAAACAATATGGAGTAAGGACATTCCTCCTTCAAAGTCTCTAATAGCTTGGAGAATAATGCATGACAAAATGCCTACAGATGAAAAGCTCAGAGAAAGAGGCTGCAATCTCCCTTTTATTTGTAACCTTTGTCTTCAACAAGAAGAAACAACTTTCCATCTCTTCTTTGATTGTTCTTTTTCCATCAGATTGTGGACATGGCTCTCTCAAATCCTTAACCTGAATTTGCATTTTAATGATGTTGAAGAAATTTGGAAACTGTGTGACAGGTCTTGGACTCCTCAGTGTAGGCTCGTGATTAAGGTAGCCATTGTGAACATTCTGGCCACTATTTGGTTTGTTAGGAACCAAGCTAGGTTTAACAATAAAACAATTCAATGGAGGTCAGCTATCAGTCTTGTTTCATCTAGTGTTTCCTTTACTGGTAACAATACAACTTTAACCTCCTCTTCCTCTATGACTGATTTCCAAATTCTTAAGAAGTTTAACATCTCTATTCATCCTCCTAAGGCTCCAGTTATTAAGGAGGTGATTTGA
- the LOC11443915 gene encoding probable lactoylglutathione lyase, chloroplastic has protein sequence MCVKFDRFYTECLGMKLLRKRDIPEDKYSNAFLGYGPEDSSFTVELTYNYGMDNYDIGTGFGHFGIIAEDVSKTVDIVKAKGGKVTREPGSVIGGSIVTASVEDPSGYRFKLLERRTTREPLCKVMLRVGDLDRVIAFYEKAVGMKLLHKIDNPEEKYTVAKLGYGPVLELTYNYGVTNYDKGNGYAQIAIGTDDVYKTAEAIKSCGGKVIREPGPLPGINTKIVVCLDPDGWKLVFVDNVDFLKELE, from the exons atgtGTGTGAAATTTGACAGATTCTACACTGAATGCCTTGGCATGAAGCTGTTAAGAAAACGTGATATACCAGAAGACAAATACTCAAATGCTTTTCTTGGATACGGGCCTGAAGATTCCAGTTTTACGGTTGAACTTACTTATA ATTATGGAATGGATAACTATGACATTGGAACTGGTTTTGGTCATTTTGGTATTATAGCTGAAGAT GTTTCCAAGACAGTAGATATTGTAAAGGCGAAAGGGGGAAAGGTTACAAGAGAACCAGGGTCTGTCATAGGTGGCTCTATAGTAACTGCTTCCGTTGAAGATCCTAGTGGTTATAGGTTTAAGcttttggagagaagaactaCTCGTGAACCCTTATGCAAAGTGATGCTTCGAGTAGGTGACCTTGATCGTGTCATAGCCTTCTATGAAAAA gcTGTTGGCATGAAACTTCTCCACAAGATAGACAACCCTGAGGAAAAG TACACAGTAGCCAAGTTGGGATATGGTCCTGTTCTAGAACTGACGTATAACTACGGCGTCACTAATTATGACAAAGGAAATGGCTATGCACAG ATTGCTATAGGCACGGATGATGTCTATAAGACTGCAGAAGCAATCAAATCATGTGGAGGGAAGGTTATCCGCGAACCTGGACCCTTACCTGGTATCAACACCAAGATCGTTGTTTGCTTGGACCCTGATGGTTGGAAATTG GTATTTGTTGATAATGTTGATTTTCTGAAGGAACTAGAGTGA